GACGAACAGTCCGACTCGCAAACCGAGTCCAGCGACGATGCCGAGGGCCGGTCCATCCGCACCTACGCGACGTGGGCGGCCTTCGCCATCCTGGTCCTGGTCGCGCTCGTGGCGACGTTCCAGTTCTACTTCGCCGCCTCCGCGGCCATCACCGAGTTCGTCACGCGGCGCTACCGGCCGCTGTTCCGGGCCGGGTTCAACCTGGTCATCGTGCTGGCCTGCGGCCTGGGTATCTCCCTGCTCGTTCGCCGACTCGCCTGAGGACGACAACCCTTTTCTGCGGCCCTACCGAATCCGCGTCCATGGCAGACGACGAGACAGAGAGCGGCGAGGAAGCGGGCGAAGAGACAGCGAGCGACGACGGCGAGGAGAAGTCCTTCCGCGAGCGCGTCGAGGAAATCCGCCAGCAGCGCGCCGAGGAGCGCGAGGGCGGCGAGGAGGGCGAGATGAGCCGTGAGGAGCGCATGGAGGAGATGATGGGCGGTGGCGGCGGCCCCGGCGGCATGGGCGGCAACCCCTTCGCCCAGATGATGGGCGGCATGATGGGCGGTGGCGGCCCTGGCGGCCCCGGCGGCATGGGCGGCCAGCCCGGCCCGAGTCGCGAACAGGAGAGCGGCGGCGACAACGAGGAACTGACGCGGGAGATCCGCAAACTCCGCGACGAGGTCCACGATGTCCGGCGGTCGCTCGACCGCATCGCTGACGCGCTCGAAGACTGAGGTTCTCGCGGCGCTTCTGAGCGGTTCGAGTGATGCGTCCGGCCGGAGCACGCCGTGACGGGCTCCCGGTGGCGAGTACCGGCGAGAAACAGCGCCGCGTCGTCCGACCCGGGGCTCAGCCCTCGTAGGCCAGGTTCATGATCCACTGCGAGAAGGTGTCGTCGTGGGGGTCGACCTCCTCGTCGCCGATGAACGGCGAGAGCTGGTCCCCGGCCATCAGCAGGGAGAAGTCGAGGTCCCTGGCCGCGGGGGTGAGATAGTAGGTGTTGTGGCCGTCGTAGACCGTCTCCTCGCGCTGGATGAGGTCCTTATCGAAGAGCGACTCGACGATGCGACTCCCCTTGCGCGAGGAGACGTCAAGCTCCTTCCAGAAGTCGCTCTGGTGGATGCCGCCCGACTCGCGGATGAGTTCCAGTCCTGCTCGTTCGTCTTCAGAGAGATCCGCCTCCGACGCTGCCGAGCTCATGTATGGTACACTGACGGTCGGCCGGTTAAATGTGACTTTCGACCGGGCGGTACTCGGTCTCGCAGGGCGGGCCATCCGCGAACCGGTACGTGTGGCGCGCGCCGAGCGTGATGAGCGACGACGAGCGGGTCCCGAAGCCGTCACCGTGGACACAGACGCCGAAGTCGTGGTCGCCTATCGCCGCGGCCGCCCGGTCGAGCCACGCGTCGCCGTCCTCGCCGGGCTGGACCTGGAGGTGGTCTCTGAGCCGGTCGGCGTTGACCGCCTGCCGCTCGCCCACGTCCGGACGGTGGCCTGGGATGCGGTAGTCCCCGTCGGCGCCGACGTTGACGACGACGTGGACGCCGGGGTCGAGGTTCCTGACGGCGAGCTGGCCGTCCCACTCGAAGAGGACCGGCGCGTTCTCGTCGGCGAGCAGGAGGTTGAATCCGTCGTACTCCGCCTCCCTGGTCGCCTGCTCGACTGCGCGAGCGGCGGACTCGGCGCTCTCGTGACTCAGCGCGTCCCGGACGAGCAGTCCCCGCGACCGCTCGGCGGCCAGGTCGGCGTCGACCCACCGGTTCGTCACCGCCGCGAGGAGGCCGTGTTCGTTGTAGCCGACCCAGGTCCCCTCGGCTTCCTCGTCGCTCGGTGCGACGACGCGGGCGCCCCACTGGCGTTCACTGGGCGGTTGCGAGGGCCGGTCGAGTCGTTCGTCGCGGTTCGCGCCGAAGGCGACGGGCGTCTCGGGGAACTCCTGCCACGCGAGGACGATGGTACACACGGCCGTTCGGTAGGGGCCGACGGTAAAAAACGGCTGGGCTCACCCCCCGAGCAGGTCGCGGACGGCCCCCCTGTCGACGGTTCCGGAGGGGGTCCGGGGGAGCGACTCAATCACCCGGATCGTCTTCGGAACCTCGTAGCTCGCGAGGCGGTCGCGACAGTGTGCGAGGACGGTAGCCTCGTCGACGTCACCGACGACGAGCGCGGCGACTCGCTGGCCCCACTCCGGGTCGGGGAGCCCCACCACGGCGGCCTCGCTGACGGCCTGATGCTCGCGAATCGCCGCCGCGACGTCGCCCGCGTCGACGTTCTCGCCCCCAGTGACGATGCGGTCGTCGACCCGGCCGACCACCCACAGCCGCCCGTCGTCGTCACGGTACCCCCGGTCCCCCGTGTGGAAGCCGTGAGGGCCGAAGGCCGCCTCGGTCCGCGCGTCGTCGAGGTAGCCCGGCGTCACCGTGGGCCCCGAGACCACGAGCTCGCCCCGTTCCCCGGGGCCGACCGGCGAGCCGTCGGCGACGACGCGAACCTCGGTGCAGAGGAGCGGCTGGCCCACCGTGCCCGGATAGGCCGCGGCCGTCTCCGGGCGCGCGGTAGCGATCTGCGAACTGGTCTCGGTCATCCCGTAGGTGGGACAGACCGGGAGGCCACGCTCCCGGCAGCGGTCGACCAGCGTCTCGCTGGCCGGCCCGCCACCCAGCAGGACGACCCGGAGCGACTCGTGGGGGGTCCATCCCTCGTCGAGCAACCGGGTGAGCATCGTCGGCACGAGCGAGACGCCGGTCACGCGCTCCGCGGCGAGTCGCTCGGGGGTCCGCTCGGCGTCGAACCCGCGCTGGACGACGACGGTCGTCCCGTAGAGGGCGCTCCGGACGAACGGCGCCAGCCCGCCCATGTGGTAGGTCGGGAGACAGACGAGCCACCGGTCGCCGGGGGCGACGCCGAGCCGGAACGCCGACGCCGTCGCGCTCGCGACGAGGTTGCCCACGGTGAGCCGGACGCCCTTCGGCTCGCTGGTGGTCCCCGAGGTAAACAGGACCAGTTGCGTATCGTCACGAGCGAACTCGACAGGGGCGGGTGACGGCTCGGCGGCCGCGATGTCGTCGAACGCGTCCACGTCTCCGTTGTCCGCACCGTCGAGCGAGACGACCGGACAGGGAGCCGCCTCGACGGCGAGCGAGCGCGACTCGCGCTCACAGACCAGCAGGTCGGGGGCGAGCGTCTCGAGGGTCGATTCGAGGACTCCGCTCCCCAACTGGAGGTTCAATGGCGCCAGCGTCGCGCCGGCGCGCATCGCCCCGAACAGCAGCGTCCCCACGGCCGCCCGCGTGTCGACGAGCGTCGCGACGCGATCCGCCTCGAACGCCTCGAAGACCGACGCGGCGTCGGCGACGGCCGCGTCCAGTTCGCGGTAGGTCAGTTCTCCGTCCTCGCCGACGACGGCCGTCCGCTCGGGCGTGCTCTCGACCCGGTGGGTCACCAGATCCCGCGTCGGCCAGTCGACGGGCTCAGGCATCCGGTCGCACCTCCGCCGGGTCGATGCCGAGGCCGGCCGCCTGTGGCACGGTCATCTCCCCGTCCCGGACCGTCGTCGGGTCGGGGCCGAGATCGCGCTCGAGTCTGTCGCCGGTCGCCAGCCCGCAGGGTGTGACGTCGGGGACGGCCGCCGCCACGTGCAGCGCCGCCAGTCGCGCGACGACGCCGTCGATCGTCGTCGTGACGACGGGTTCGACGCCGGCCTCGCGGGCGCGTACCGCCAGCGTGTGGGCGTTGCCGGGGCCACCCAGGGCCATCGGCTTCAGGACCAGCACGTCCGCGGCGTCGGCGTCCAGGACCGCGTCGACGCGGCGGCCGACCAGCGACTCGTCGAGTGCCACGCCAACGTCGAACGCCGCCTCGCGCAGGGCGGCGTGGCCCGCCAGGTCGTCGGCCGGCAGCGGTTGCTCGACGTACGAGACGCCGAGATCCCCGAATGCCTCGAACGCCGCCTCGGCCTCCTTGCTCGCCCAGGCCCCGTTCGCGTCGGCCCGGAGGGTGACGGCTTCGTCGACTCGCTTCCGGACCGCGCGGAGTCGGTCGACGTCCGCGGCGACCGGCCGGTTCCCGACCTTGACTTTCACGCAGTCGTAGCCCGCGGCGACGGCGTCCGCGACCGCCCGTGCCGTCTCGGTGGGCGGGCCGTCGCCGACCGTCGCGTTCACCGGGACCGACCTGCAGTCCCTGTCCCCGTCGAACCACCGGTACAGCGGCAGGCCGTCGGCCCTGGCGTCGGCGTCGAGCAGCGCCGTCGAGACGCCGTGGCGGGCCGCCGGGACCGCGAGCGCGTCGAGTTCGAGCAGCGCGGCGCTGTGCCCGCCCGACGCCTCGGCGTCGGCCGCCGCGTCGAGCGCCGCCCGACACTCCGGGAGCGACTCGGTCCATCCCGGCAGCGGCGTCGCCTCGCCCACGCCCGTCTCGCCGCGGTGGTCGTACTCGACGACGGCCCCCTCGCGGGCCTCGATAGTCCCCGTGGCCGTCCCGAGCGGGCGCGCCAGCGGGAGCGAGAACGCCGCGAGCCTCATAGCACCTGCGGGAGCGCCAGGCCCCCGGCGAACAGCAGCGAGTGGACGAACAGCGTCTGGCCGACCCGTTCCAGCGCGGGGTTCAGCGCCGCCCCTTCGGTCTCCGTGAGGACGGTCCGCGAGACGGACCCGGCGAGCGGCAGCGAGAGCAGCGGTGCCAGCGCCCACGGCCCGAACGCGGCGTCCAGCGCGAAGACCACCGGCACCACGTAGGCCATCCCGACCAGTGCCAGGAACTCGACGCGACTCCACGTGTACCCCAGGTAGACCGCCAGCGTCTTCTTGCCCGCGGCCCTGTCCGTCTCCCGGTCGCGAATGTTGTTGACGACGAGGATGGCAGTCGAGAGTGCGGCGGCCGGGAGGCTCGCGGTCACCGCCGTGGCGGTGATGCTCCCGGCGGGGATTGTCGTCGGGAACACCCCCACCGCGGGCATGTTCGCCACGGCCTGGACGTAGTAGGTCCCGGTGACGGCGACCAGGCCGAAGTAGACGAACACGAAGAGGTCACCCAGGCCGCGGTACCCGTACGGGAGGGGACCGCCGGTGTAGAGGATGCCCGCGGCGATGCCGGAGAGGCCCACGACGACGATAGGGAGGCCGCCGACGGCCACCAGGTAGACGCCCACGACGACCGCCAGGCCGTACGTCGCGGCCATCGCCCGCCTGACCTCTGCCGGTTCGATGAGGCCGCCCGCCGTCACGCGCGTAAAGCCTTCCCGCTCGTCCGTGTCCGCGCCCTTCACCGCGTCGTAGTAGTCGTTCGCGAAGTTCGTCCCGACCTGGATGAGCAGCGCCCCCACCAGCGCCGCGAGCGCCGGGCCGAGCGCAAACACCCCGGCGTGGACGGCCACCCCCACGCCGACGACGACTGGCGCGGCACCGGCCGGGAGCGTCTGTGGCCGGGCCGCCATGACCCAGGCCTTCCGTCTCGAGACGTCCGCCGTCGCTGTACTCATTGGCCGGATTTCAGGGCCACACCCCCATATCGGCTGTGGTTGTGCCGACTGGACGCCGCCGGGTCGACCGTCGGGACGGAGGGAGTTCCAACCGGCCTGTCCCGCCTCGTCTCTCGCGGCGAGCGGAGTCAGTAGTGCCAGGGCACGTCGTCGAAGTCCGGCTTTCGCCCCTCGTTGAACGCGTCGCGCCCCTCCTGGGCCTCGTCGGTCATGTACGCGAGCCGAGTGGCTTCGCCGGCGAACACCTGCTGACCGACCAGCCCGTCGGAATCGAGGTTGAACGCGTATTTCAGCATCCGCATGGCCGTCGGCGACTTGTTGTTGATGCGCTCGGCCCAGTCGATGGCCTCCGCTTCGAGGTCCTCGTGGGCGACGACGTCGTTGACCATCCCCATCTCCGCGGCCTCGTCGCCGCTGTATGTCTTCCCGAGGAAGAACACCTCGCGGGCCTTCTTCTGGCCGACCTGGCGGGCGAGGTACGCCGACCCGAACCCGCCGTCGAAACTGCCCACGTCGGGGTCCGTCTGGAGGAACTTCGCGTGCTCCTCGCTGGCGATGGTGAGATCACACACGACGTGTAGCGAGTGGCCGCCGCCGACCGCCCACCCCGGCACGACTGCGACGACGACCTTCGGAATGTGCCGGATCTGGCGCTGGACCTCGAGGATGTGCAGGCGGCCGACGTTCTCCGGTGCGTCCTCGTCGCCGACGTCTCGCAGCTCGCCGCGCTCACCGCTCGACTTCTCCGAGTCGCGCTGCGACTCGCTGTCGTCCTCTGCGTGATACTCGTACCCGCTCTCGCCGCGGATGCTCTGGTCACCGCCGGAGCAGAACGCCCAGCCGCCGTCTTTCGGCGAGGGCCCGTTCCCGGTCAGCAGGATACAGCCCACGTCCGTGAGGCGCTTCGCGTGGTCGAGCGCTCTGGCGAGTTCGTCGACCGTCTCCGGTCGGAAGGCGTTGCGCTTCTCGGGGCGGTCGAAGGCGATGCGCACCGCGCCCGTCTCCGTCGAGCGGTGGTAGGTGATATCGTGGAAGTCGAACCGGTCGACGGCCTCCCACCGTTCCGGGTCGAATATCTCTGAGACCATACCGTGGGTGACGCCGGCCGGTGCAAAAAGATTCCCAGTGGGCGAAACGTTTTCCTGGGTGTTGTGTGTGCATACTCGTGTATGCCCTCCACCTTCGACGACCGACAGATCCGCCTCGCGCTGCTCGGTTTCTCGGTGCTGGTCGTCCTGTACAGCCTCATCATCGTCCAGCAGATACTCCTCGGGTTCCTGGTAGTCGTGGCCCTGTGGTCCGTCTACCTGTTCTACCACCTCGTGGGGATACTGGCACGCATCGCGTCCGCCCTAGAGGACCTCGCCCGCCAGCGGACCGACGGCGGCGGTGACGCCTGGGGCGAAGACGCGACCGGGACCGGGGCCCGCGAGCCCGGGAACCACGACTGAGAATCGGCGGTGAAGATTCACTTCCGCTCCGCATCGACCCACCACCGCCCGCGCACATGACAGAGACGTTCTACGACGTGCTTGGCGTCGAGCCCGACGCGACCACAGACGAGATCGAGGCCGCCTACCGGGAGCGCCTGAAGGAGGTCCACCCCGACGTGAACGACGACGCGGACGCCGGGGCCACGACGCGGGAACTCATCGACGCCCGGGACGTCCTCGTCGACGAGGCCGAGCGGGCGCGCTACGACCGCCTCGGCCACGAGGCCTACGTGGGCGACGAGCCCAGCGCCGCCAGCGCGAGCGAGAACGACGTCGCCAGTGCGGCCCGTCGTGCCGGGTACGGCGAGGAGACGTCGACCAGCGGGCAACGGCACACACGGTCGACCGTCGCGGACGCTCGAGAGCGAGCACGGGCCCGTCGTGACCGAGAGCGCCGTGCCAGCGAACGCGTCCGGCAGGGACGGGCAACCGAGGCGACCACCGACGCCGCCGGGTCCGAGGCCAGCCCACAGGGGACAGCGTCCGACGCGTCCGGCGACTCGCAGTCGACCGCGACTCGGACGTCAGGGGCCCGCGACGGGTCCGGGTCGGACTGGACCGTCGGCGCCGGCTACAGCGTCAGGAACTCCCCGAGCTGGGGATCCCAATCCGGCAACCTGATTCCGACCGGTCGGGACCTGACGCTGCTCGGCCTCACGTTCTCGCTGTATCCGGTTTTGCTGTTCAGCGCGCTCGTCCCGGCCTTCCCACTCTTCGTGAACGTCGTCCTCGGGGGGTGTCTCCTGCTGGTCGTCGGCTACCTCCAGTCGAGGCCCCGCATCGCGCTCCTGGTCTTTGGTCCCTGGAGCATCGTCGTGCCGTTCGTCCTGCTGGGGCTGAACCTCTCGTTCGTGTCACTGGTCGGTATCGCCGCCCTGCTGGCCACCTGGCTGCCCTTCGGGTTCACCGTGCTCACCATCTCCGTCCTCCGCCTGTAGGACACCCATCCACGGTGCGCTGGCCCCCTCTCGAGGGCCCCCCCCGAACGGTCTCTCGTCGGTCACTCGCGTGGCAATCCGCTCGCCGACCCTCCGCGAGTGGCGACAGTCCCGCGGACCCGTGCGGCCAGGTCGTCCCGGACGGCGTGGCTCTGTCCGGCGTCGAACCGCACTTCGAGCACCTGCGTGCCGTCGCGTTCGACCGACTCACCGAAGGCGTCGAGGAAGTCCTCGCGGCCGTCGACCCGGCGGAACTCCAGGCCGTAGAGGTCGCCCGTCGGACCGAAGTCCAGCCCGTGGGGGGTCTTGAACTGCGTCTCGAACGTCTCGTGGTCCTCGATGGGGAGGACGTGGAAGATGCCCCCGCCGTCGTTGTTGACCAGCACGATGGTCGCGTCGACGCCACAGCGGCCGACCGCGAGCAGACCGTTCATGTCGTGGTAGTACGCAAGGTCGCCGGTCACCAGCACGAGCGGGTCGTCCGTCGCACTCCCCGCGCCGAGCGCCGTGGACGTGATGCCGTCGATGCCGCTGGCGCCGCGGTTCCCGAGGACCGTGAGATCGGCGGTCCGCGGCCGGCCGAACCGGTCGGCGTCCCGCACCGGCATGCTGTTCGAGACGAACACCGTCGCCGGGTCCGGTACGTTCCCGAGGACGTCGGCCAGGACCCCGCCCTCCCAGTACGTCTCGCCGAGTGTCGCCTCGACGGCGTCCCAGTGGGCGTGCTCGGCGGCAACGAACCGGTCGCGCCACCCGTCGTCGGCGCGACCGACGACTCGCTCGGCGAGGCCTTCGGCGGTGCCGTCCGCGTCGGCAACGAGCAGGTCCGTCGCGGTGAACTCCGCCTCCGTCCAGCCGCCCGTCGGATCGACGACGAACTGCCGGCAGTCGGCGTCGCGCAGGTAGTGCCGGAGCGGTTTCGAGGTGGGCGAGGCGCCAAAGCGGACCACGACGTCGGGGTCGGGCCAGTCGGCCGTCGCCTCGGAGCCCAGGTACGCGTCGTACCCGCCACAGACGGGGGCCTTGAGGGTGCCGACGTGTGGGCCAAAGCGGAGGTCAGAGAGCGGGTCGGCGAGCATCGGCGCGCCCGTCGCCCCGGCGAGTCGCGCGAGCGCGTCCGGGCCGAGTCCGTCGTCGTCCGGACCCGCGACGACGAGGGGTCGCTCGGCGTCCTCGAGCGCACCTGCGACGCGCTCGAGCGGCGCGTCGTCGAGCGTCGGCCGTCCTGACGCCGTCGTCACGAACGGACCCTCGCGTCCGTTCGCCTCGAGCGGGTTGGCCTCGGCCCAGTCGTCGGGCACGCCGTCCGGGTCGTCCCCGGGGACCGGCGTCGGTTCCAGCGGCTTGCGGAACCGACAGTTGAGGTGGACCGGCCCCGGGTCGGCGCCGGTCGCCGCGGCGAGCGCCCGGGCGGCCGTCGTCCGCAGCATCCGCACCTTCCGCGGTTCGGCCTCCGGTTCGGGCATGTCGCGGTACCACCTGACGGCGTCGCCGTACAGCCGCTCCTGGTCGACGGTCTGGTTGGCCCCGCTGTCGATGAGCTCGGGCGGCCGGTCGGCCGTCAGGACGAGCATCGGGACGTGCGACTGCGTGGCCTCGACGACTGCGGGGTGGAAGTTCGCCGCCGCGGTCCCGGAGGTACAGACCAGCGGGGTCGGCCGCCCCGTCCGGCGGGCCCGGCCGAGCGCGAAGAAGGCCGACGAGCGCTCGTCCAGGTGCGAGTAGACCGTCACGTCTGGGTGCTGGGCGAACGCGACGGTCAGCGGCGTCGACCGGCTCCCGGGCGAGATACAGACGGCGTCGACGCCGCCGGCGGCGAGTTCCTCGACCAGCGTCTCGGCCCACAGCGTGTTTACGTTCGGGTGGCTCATTCCAGTTCGTCGAGCATCGGCCGGTACTTGAGCTGGACCTCGTCCCACTCGCGGTCGGGGTCGCTGTCCGGGACGATGCCGGCGCCGGCAAACAGCGTCGCGGTTCGTCCGCGGGCCACCGCGGAGCGGATGCCGACCGCGAAACTGCCGTTGCCTGCGGCGTCGACCCACCCGACTGGGGCGGCGTACCACCCGCGGTCGAACGTCTCGGTCTCGCGGATCGTCCGCAAGGCTGCGTCCGGTGGGAGCCCGCCCACGGCCGGCGTCGGGTGGAGCGCCTCGACCAGGTCCAGCACGTGCCGGTCGCTGTCGAGTTCGGCGGTGATGGGGGTCCGGAGGTGCTGGACCGTCGCCAGGCGGCGGACGCTCACCTCGCCGGCCCGTACCGACGAGGCGAACGGCTCGAGCTGGTCGCGGATGGCGTCGGCGACCAGCTGGTGTTCGTGGCGGTCCTTCTCGCTCTCGAGCAGTTCCGTCGCGAGCCACTCGTCCTCGGCCGGGGTGTCGCCCCGTCCGGTCGACCCCGCGAGCGCCTCGGTCCTGACCGTGCGCCCCCGCAGGGAGACCAGCCGCTCGGGCGTCGCGCCGAAGAAGGTTCCGCCGTCCGACAGCGAGAGCATGAACCGGTAACACTCCGGGTACGTCCGTGCGAGACGCCCCAGCGCGTCGGGCACCGAGAGCTCGTCGCGCAGGGTGGCCGCGAGCGACTGGGCCAGGACGACCTTCTGCAGGTCGCCCCGTTCGACGCTCCGCAGCGCCGCCCGGACCTGCTCGCGCCACCCGTCGCGGGTCGGCGTCCGCTCGACGTGGTCGATGCCGGGTGGGTCGCCGACCGGCCCCTCGTCGACGTCCGCCAGGCGCTTTCGCCACGTCTCGAGGGACGCCTCTGCCGTCTCCCTCGCGTCCGGGCCGGTGGCGACCGTCGTGAGCCAGGCGCCCTCGGCCGTCTCGGTCAGCTGGGCCACAGGCAGGAAGAAGGCGGCCCCGGGAAAGCCGTTCCACGGCGACGTATCGCCGGTCGCGTCCCCGTCGTGGAAGGCGAACCCGCCGAACAGCCGGGGCCGCGCCGCGCGTGGGAGGTCGGCCTGGGCCGGACACGACTCGAAGAGTGACTCGGCGACCGCTCTGACGTCGTCGAAGCGCGTCGGGCCGTCCGCCGTGACCGTCGCGGCCGCACCGCGAGCGGCCACCGTCTCGGTCCCCGTCGCCCACGCGAACCGCGGGCGAGCGTCCGTCTCGAGAAGCCCCCTGACCGGGGCGCGGTCCACGCGACACCCACGTGCGACGACTGACGTCTCGCCGACCGTCGCCTCCTCGCCACGCAGTGGTTCCATTGGCCCGGTCTTAGGAGTCCGTCCCTTTGAGCCTAACTATCGTGTGAACGGCCTGGCGGCGTCCCGCGAACGCGGCGGGAATCGCCGAGCGTCGGCGGCCGGCCACGGTCCGACCCGAACGTCTCAGACCCCCGCCAGTTTTAAATACGGGTTGCTCTAAGCACCCCATGTTGCGATGCCAAAGGTAGAGATAACGGTCCCGGAGCACCTCGAGATGCAGATCGCCCAGCTGGTCGAGCAGGGCGAGTTCCTCAACCGCGAGGAAGCCATCGAAGACCTCCTCTCGACGGGTCTCAAGGCATACAAGACATCCGGGCCACAGGATCAGGACGAGGAGCCAGGCTTCGAAGACGACGGGATGATGGGACACGACGACGAGTACGTCTTCTGAACCCACGCGTGCCGGTCTGGTATCCCTTCCCGGGTAATTCTTATACCGCTCCCATCACATAGAGTAGACAACCATGCACAAAGACGAGCTGCTGGAACTCCACGAACAGATGGTGACGATAATGGAGTTCTTCCGTGACGAGATGGACTCCGTCGATGCCGACCTGTTCGACCCGTACCAGGAACTCGACGTCCGCCCGTCGGACGTCCACAAGTCCAAGAGCGAGCACAAACACGCCGTGTTCGTCCTCGGGAACGCGCTGGCGACTGCGATGAGCGAGGACGAGTTCTCCGACGCCGGCCGCGTCGGCAAGCGGATGCAGGAACTGGCCGAAGACGCAGAGCGCAAGCTCTGAGTCGGCGAGTGGACGTGGCTCTCTTTTTCTCTCTCTACCGGTCTACAGTGACTGCTCCGTGTCGGCCGCACGGGTGACTGCCGGCCGGCTCACCGCCCCTCGAACTCCGGGTCGCGCTGTTCCATGAACGCTCGCGCCCCCTCGTCGTGGTCGCGAGTCGTGAAGGCCACTCCCTGGGCGGTGGCCTCGCGGTCGAGGGCCTGCTCGAACGAGGACTCGACGCCGCGGTCGACGAGTCGTTTCGACTGGGTCAGGGCGACGGTCGGCCCCGACGCGATGGTCTCGACCATCGCCGTCACCTCCGACGCGAAGGTCCCGTCGTCGAAGACGCGCGTGACGAGCCCCAGCTCCAGCGCCTCGTCCGCACCGACCGTCTCGCCGGTGAACACGAGTTCTTTGGCCTTGTTCGGGCCGACGAGCCGGGGCAGGAAGTACGAGATGCCCGAGTCGACCGCCAGACCGACCCGGCGGAAGCCAAAGCCGAGCGCCGCGTCCGGACTCGCGAGCTGGACGTCACAGGCGAGCGCCAGGCCGGCCCCCGCGCCGAAGGCGGCCCCGTCTAGCTTCGCGACGACCGGGAGCCGGCAGTCGTAGACCGCTGCCACCGCGTCGTTGATGGCCCTCGCGGCGTGTTCCACCCGGTCGGCCGGCGGGACGTCGGTGGCCACGCCCTCGACCATCGCACCGATATCCCCGCCCGCACAGAACGCCTCGCCGGCGCCCTCGAGGACGACACAGCGGGCGTCGCTGTCGGCGATGGTCTCGAACCGCCCGACGAGCGTCCGCGCGGTGTCGACGTCGAGGGCGTTCCGCAGGTCCGGCCGGTTCAGCGTCACCGTCGCCACGCCGTCGGCGATACGCAACGCCACGATGTCTGTGGACATGGCTCACCCGACGCCGGGGAGCAGCAAAACCCTGGCGTCCAACCTGGTTTGGTACGGTCTTTTGTAACGGCCGACACAAGGGAGACGTATGCGCATCCACTGGCACCGCCGGGACCTGCGGGCGACCGACAACGCCGGCCTCGCGCGGGCGACCCCCGCTGACCCCGTCGTTCCGGTGTTCGTCTTCGACCGCGACGTACTCGCCCACGCGGGCCCGCCCCGCGTCGCGTTCATGCTCGACGCGCTAGACCGGCTCGCCGAGCGGTACCGCGAGGCGGGTGGCCAGCTGCTCGTCGCCAGCGGCGACCCCCGGGAGGTCCTGCCCGAG
The DNA window shown above is from Haloarcula halobia and carries:
- a CDS encoding UPF0058 family protein, with amino-acid sequence MHKDELLELHEQMVTIMEFFRDEMDSVDADLFDPYQELDVRPSDVHKSKSEHKHAVFVLGNALATAMSEDEFSDAGRVGKRMQELAEDAERKL
- a CDS encoding isochorismate synthase — encoded protein: MEPLRGEEATVGETSVVARGCRVDRAPVRGLLETDARPRFAWATGTETVAARGAAATVTADGPTRFDDVRAVAESLFESCPAQADLPRAARPRLFGGFAFHDGDATGDTSPWNGFPGAAFFLPVAQLTETAEGAWLTTVATGPDARETAEASLETWRKRLADVDEGPVGDPPGIDHVERTPTRDGWREQVRAALRSVERGDLQKVVLAQSLAATLRDELSVPDALGRLARTYPECYRFMLSLSDGGTFFGATPERLVSLRGRTVRTEALAGSTGRGDTPAEDEWLATELLESEKDRHEHQLVADAIRDQLEPFASSVRAGEVSVRRLATVQHLRTPITAELDSDRHVLDLVEALHPTPAVGGLPPDAALRTIRETETFDRGWYAAPVGWVDAAGNGSFAVGIRSAVARGRTATLFAGAGIVPDSDPDREWDEVQLKYRPMLDELE
- a CDS encoding enoyl-CoA hydratase/isomerase family protein, producing the protein MSTDIVALRIADGVATVTLNRPDLRNALDVDTARTLVGRFETIADSDARCVVLEGAGEAFCAGGDIGAMVEGVATDVPPADRVEHAARAINDAVAAVYDCRLPVVAKLDGAAFGAGAGLALACDVQLASPDAALGFGFRRVGLAVDSGISYFLPRLVGPNKAKELVFTGETVGADEALELGLVTRVFDDGTFASEVTAMVETIASGPTVALTQSKRLVDRGVESSFEQALDREATAQGVAFTTRDHDEGARAFMEQRDPEFEGR
- a CDS encoding ribbon-helix-helix domain-containing protein; the encoded protein is MPKVEITVPEHLEMQIAQLVEQGEFLNREEAIEDLLSTGLKAYKTSGPQDQDEEPGFEDDGMMGHDDEYVF
- the menD gene encoding 2-succinyl-5-enolpyruvyl-6-hydroxy-3-cyclohexene-1-carboxylic-acid synthase; the protein is MSHPNVNTLWAETLVEELAAGGVDAVCISPGSRSTPLTVAFAQHPDVTVYSHLDERSSAFFALGRARRTGRPTPLVCTSGTAAANFHPAVVEATQSHVPMLVLTADRPPELIDSGANQTVDQERLYGDAVRWYRDMPEPEAEPRKVRMLRTTAARALAAATGADPGPVHLNCRFRKPLEPTPVPGDDPDGVPDDWAEANPLEANGREGPFVTTASGRPTLDDAPLERVAGALEDAERPLVVAGPDDDGLGPDALARLAGATGAPMLADPLSDLRFGPHVGTLKAPVCGGYDAYLGSEATADWPDPDVVVRFGASPTSKPLRHYLRDADCRQFVVDPTGGWTEAEFTATDLLVADADGTAEGLAERVVGRADDGWRDRFVAAEHAHWDAVEATLGETYWEGGVLADVLGNVPDPATVFVSNSMPVRDADRFGRPRTADLTVLGNRGASGIDGITSTALGAGSATDDPLVLVTGDLAYYHDMNGLLAVGRCGVDATIVLVNNDGGGIFHVLPIEDHETFETQFKTPHGLDFGPTGDLYGLEFRRVDGREDFLDAFGESVERDGTQVLEVRFDAGQSHAVRDDLAARVRGTVATRGGSASGLPRE